The following proteins are encoded in a genomic region of Pseudoxanthomonas suwonensis 11-1:
- a CDS encoding LON peptidase substrate-binding domain-containing protein gives MSSTESLPLFPLHTVLLPGAPLGLRVFERRYLDLVGECGRTGRRFGVCLILEGEESGAPATPAAFGVEAIIEDFGTEPGGVLTLSVRGARRFRVCRTSARDNGLLVGHVRWCDGPEEEGTGPRLLPEHAVLGTLLGELLQKVGGMRDAPNLRLLEDADWVGWRLAEILPITEEQRLALLQEDDPHRRLQHLLVWMDEE, from the coding sequence GTGTCCAGTACCGAATCCCTGCCGCTGTTCCCGCTGCATACCGTGCTGCTGCCCGGCGCCCCGCTGGGCCTGCGCGTGTTCGAGCGGCGCTACCTGGACCTGGTGGGCGAATGCGGGCGCACCGGTCGCAGGTTCGGCGTGTGCCTGATCCTGGAGGGCGAGGAGAGCGGTGCGCCGGCCACGCCGGCGGCATTCGGGGTCGAGGCCATCATCGAGGATTTCGGCACCGAGCCCGGTGGCGTGCTGACCCTGTCGGTGCGCGGCGCGCGCCGCTTCCGCGTATGCCGCACCAGTGCCCGCGACAACGGCCTGCTGGTCGGCCATGTGCGCTGGTGCGACGGGCCGGAGGAGGAGGGCACCGGGCCGCGCCTGCTGCCCGAGCACGCAGTGCTGGGCACCCTGCTGGGCGAGCTGCTGCAGAAGGTCGGCGGCATGCGTGATGCGCCCAACCTGCGCCTGCTCGAGGATGCGGACTGGGTGGGCTGGCGCCTGGCCGAGATCCTGCCGATCACCGAGGAGCAGCGCCTCGCCCTGCTGCAGGAGGACGATCCGCACCGGCGGCTGCAGCACCTGCTTGTCTGGATGGACGAGGAATAG
- the rarD gene encoding EamA family transporter RarD — translation MSAAPEAPAVDRRGLLVTAGTFVLWGVVPVYWHLLKMVPAMQIMAHRVVWSALLVVAWLMLSNGFGWLRKLAAQPRVLPALALSAVLIAFNWGLYIWAVNAGHVVETSLGYFINPLVNVVLGVLVLHERLRRAQWIAVGCAALGVAWLTLNAGSPPWIALGLAASFGLYGLVRKLVAVDPVAGLGLESLYLFLPSLAYVLWAEAGHGGSFASGWGWGTDLLLVFGGVVTAVPLVGFAYGVRRIPLSVVGLLQYIAPTLQLLLGVWFFHEPFGLDRALGFGAIWLGLALYAGEGLWHSRRRPGA, via the coding sequence ATGAGCGCCGCACCCGAGGCTCCCGCCGTCGACCGCCGAGGCCTGCTGGTCACCGCCGGCACCTTCGTGCTGTGGGGCGTGGTGCCGGTGTACTGGCACCTGCTGAAGATGGTGCCGGCCATGCAGATCATGGCCCACCGCGTGGTCTGGAGCGCGCTGCTGGTGGTGGCCTGGCTGATGCTCAGCAACGGCTTCGGCTGGCTGCGCAAGCTCGCCGCCCAGCCACGCGTGCTGCCAGCGTTGGCCCTGAGCGCGGTGCTGATCGCGTTCAACTGGGGCCTGTACATCTGGGCGGTCAACGCCGGCCACGTGGTCGAGACCAGTCTTGGCTACTTCATCAACCCGCTGGTCAACGTGGTCCTCGGCGTACTGGTGCTGCACGAGCGCCTGCGCCGCGCGCAGTGGATCGCGGTCGGCTGCGCGGCTCTGGGCGTGGCCTGGCTGACCCTCAATGCCGGCTCGCCGCCGTGGATCGCACTGGGCCTGGCGGCCTCGTTCGGCCTCTACGGCCTGGTGCGCAAGCTGGTGGCGGTGGACCCGGTGGCCGGGCTGGGGCTGGAGAGCCTGTACCTGTTCCTGCCCTCGCTGGCCTACGTGCTGTGGGCCGAAGCCGGCCACGGCGGCAGCTTCGCCAGCGGCTGGGGCTGGGGCACCGACCTGCTGCTGGTGTTCGGCGGCGTGGTCACCGCGGTGCCGCTGGTCGGCTTCGCCTACGGCGTGCGCCGGATCCCGCTGAGCGTGGTCGGCCTGCTGCAGTACATCGCCCCGACCCTGCAGCTGCTGCTGGGCGTGTGGTTCTTCCACGAGCCGTTCGGCCTGGACCGCGCGCTGGGCTTCGGCGCGATCTGGCTGGGCCTGGCGCTGTACGCCGGCGAAGGCCTGTGGCATTCGCGCCGCCGCCCGGGTGCGTGA
- a CDS encoding bifunctional DedA family/phosphatase PAP2 family protein yields MNSSWMEAMLAWIGENPLLAGLVIFAIAFCDALIVVGAIVPALPLLFAVGVLIGMGEISGPYAVASAALGALAGDAISYWVGLRWGDRLRGVWPFSRYPQLLERGENLFRRNAFSAILLARYVGAIRPFVPAIAGMARMPVRRYLVASGLACVSWGVLFLLPGWMLGQAYDAVAAVAGHLVVVLGLLLVVLALAWAVVLYTYRWFADHADALLARVLEWSHRHPVLGRHSAAVFDPTRRESVPLALLAVLLLAIGWVWFALLVVVLGHGEPLGVDLAVHELMLALRNPLADYPLAAIASIGDWPVLAPACALVLGYFIWRQRWMAAAHWLAALAFGLALTWLLGATINVVRPPTASSGFGFPSIAVTMSTIAFGFFAVLIAREMPGRDRVWPYLVSGLVVTIIGFARLYLGAHWLSDVVGGMLLGIVWLLVLGIAYRRRFNRSFWVKPVAVVFYGAFAVAALWYAPRNIEAKLAKFEPPAPTVEIQEMQDWWTTGWARQPARRNELDDTQRWPLDVQVAGPLEPLRQRLEAQGWKVQPQARWAQALNMFDEDNWPAGVPVLPATLGARTETLLMVREGDDPQRRTALRLWPAPVQLRPGFEPLWIGTAQTLHFSPAVFDVLATWRPRADADPALDQVREAVADLAHMVEPHPVSGLPTLRLLTSAGVEAAGAAEAGDAAQ; encoded by the coding sequence ATGAATTCTTCCTGGATGGAAGCCATGCTGGCCTGGATCGGTGAGAACCCGCTCCTGGCCGGCCTGGTGATCTTCGCGATCGCGTTCTGCGACGCACTCATCGTCGTCGGTGCCATCGTCCCGGCGCTGCCGCTGCTGTTCGCGGTCGGCGTGCTGATCGGCATGGGCGAGATCTCCGGTCCCTATGCGGTGGCCAGCGCCGCGCTTGGTGCGCTGGCCGGGGATGCCATCAGCTACTGGGTCGGCCTGCGCTGGGGCGACCGCCTGCGCGGGGTGTGGCCGTTCAGCCGCTACCCGCAGCTGCTGGAGCGCGGCGAGAACCTGTTCCGGCGCAACGCCTTCAGCGCCATCCTGCTGGCCCGCTACGTCGGCGCGATCCGCCCGTTCGTGCCGGCCATCGCCGGCATGGCGCGGATGCCGGTGCGCCGCTACCTGGTCGCCTCGGGCCTGGCCTGCGTGTCCTGGGGCGTGCTGTTCCTGCTGCCGGGCTGGATGCTGGGCCAGGCCTACGACGCCGTCGCCGCGGTGGCCGGCCACCTGGTGGTGGTGCTGGGCCTGCTGCTGGTGGTGCTGGCCCTGGCGTGGGCAGTGGTGCTCTACACCTATCGCTGGTTCGCCGACCACGCCGACGCGCTGCTGGCGCGGGTGCTGGAGTGGTCGCACCGGCACCCGGTGCTGGGCCGCCATTCGGCCGCCGTGTTCGATCCGACCCGGCGCGAGTCGGTGCCGCTGGCCCTGCTGGCCGTGCTGCTGCTGGCCATCGGCTGGGTCTGGTTCGCCCTGCTGGTGGTGGTGCTGGGCCATGGCGAGCCGCTGGGCGTGGACCTGGCCGTGCACGAGCTGATGCTGGCCCTGCGCAACCCGCTGGCCGACTACCCGCTGGCCGCGATCGCCTCGATCGGCGACTGGCCGGTGCTGGCCCCGGCCTGTGCCCTGGTGCTGGGCTACTTCATCTGGCGCCAGCGCTGGATGGCGGCCGCGCACTGGCTGGCCGCGCTGGCCTTCGGCCTGGCCCTGACCTGGCTGCTGGGCGCGACCATTAACGTGGTGCGGCCGCCGACCGCCAGCAGCGGCTTCGGCTTCCCCTCCATCGCCGTGACCATGTCGACCATTGCCTTCGGCTTCTTCGCCGTGCTGATCGCGCGCGAGATGCCCGGCCGCGACCGGGTCTGGCCCTACCTCGTCTCCGGCCTGGTGGTGACGATCATCGGCTTTGCCCGCCTGTACCTGGGCGCGCACTGGCTCAGCGACGTGGTCGGCGGGATGCTGCTGGGCATCGTCTGGCTGCTGGTGCTGGGCATCGCCTACCGCCGCCGTTTCAACCGCTCGTTCTGGGTCAAGCCGGTGGCCGTGGTGTTCTACGGCGCCTTCGCCGTGGCCGCGCTGTGGTATGCGCCGCGCAACATCGAGGCCAAGCTGGCCAAGTTCGAGCCGCCGGCCCCGACGGTCGAGATCCAGGAGATGCAGGACTGGTGGACCACCGGCTGGGCCCGGCAGCCGGCGCGCCGCAACGAGCTGGACGACACCCAGCGCTGGCCGCTGGACGTGCAGGTCGCCGGCCCGCTGGAACCGCTGCGCCAGCGCCTGGAGGCGCAGGGCTGGAAGGTGCAGCCACAGGCGCGCTGGGCGCAGGCGCTGAACATGTTCGACGAAGACAACTGGCCGGCCGGCGTGCCGGTGTTGCCGGCCACCCTGGGCGCACGCACCGAGACCCTGCTGATGGTTCGCGAGGGCGACGATCCCCAGCGCCGCACCGCGCTGCGCCTGTGGCCGGCGCCGGTGCAGCTGCGCCCCGGCTTCGAGCCGCTGTGGATCGGCACCGCGCAGACCCTGCACTTCAGCCCGGCGGTGTTCGACGTGCTCGCCACCTGGCGCCCGCGTGCGGATGCCGATCCGGCACTGGACCAGGTGCGCGAGGCGGTGGCCGACCTGGCGCACATGGTCGAGCCGCATCCGGTATCGGGCCTGCCCACGCTGAGGCTGCTTACCTCCGCAGGCGTGGAAGCGGCTGGCGCGGCCGAAGCTGGCGACGCGGCACAGTAG
- a CDS encoding PQQ-dependent sugar dehydrogenase, whose amino-acid sequence MNRLKLVAAACATVVLAACNPEPGPLQHGANPELPEPKRGLLPSMKIADPSEWGDQVPVVPEGFEVRAIARDLRIPRQTLVLPNGDILVAEGRGGNAPALKPKDVIAGPIKAAGTTQVPSGNRLTLLRDADGDGEYELQTVFAEDLDAPYGLALVGNNLYVANQDAVVRFDYQPGMTQARAGKPQVLTKLPSEINHHWTKAMTASADGRFLYVGIGSNSNITERGMTAEQDRAVVWEIDTQTGMHREYAGGLRNPTALAIQPGSGQLWAVVNERDEIGPDLVPDYLTSVREGGFYGWPWAYWGQHVDTRVKPENPEKVAASITPDYALGAHVAALGLDFSSPVMGPEYAEGVFVGMHGSWNRSEPVGYKVVFVPFRNGRPAGDPIDFATGFRDDDGTTRGRPVGVTVDPRGALVIADDLANIVWRVSRVDGPATAPVPAEVPVAPTSETAPATDAPEGDAG is encoded by the coding sequence ATGAACCGCCTGAAGCTTGTCGCCGCCGCCTGTGCCACCGTCGTGCTGGCGGCCTGCAATCCCGAACCCGGCCCGCTCCAGCACGGTGCCAACCCGGAACTGCCGGAACCGAAGCGCGGCCTGCTGCCGTCGATGAAGATCGCCGACCCGTCCGAGTGGGGCGACCAGGTGCCGGTCGTGCCGGAGGGCTTCGAGGTCCGTGCCATCGCCCGCGACCTGCGCATCCCGCGCCAGACCCTGGTCCTGCCCAACGGCGACATCCTGGTGGCCGAGGGTCGCGGGGGCAACGCGCCCGCGCTCAAGCCCAAGGACGTGATCGCCGGTCCGATCAAGGCCGCCGGCACCACCCAGGTGCCCAGTGGCAACCGCCTGACCCTGCTGCGGGATGCCGATGGCGACGGTGAGTACGAGCTGCAGACGGTGTTCGCCGAGGACCTCGACGCGCCCTACGGCCTGGCGCTGGTCGGCAACAACCTCTACGTGGCCAACCAGGACGCCGTGGTGCGCTTCGACTACCAGCCGGGCATGACCCAGGCCCGGGCCGGCAAGCCGCAGGTGCTTACGAAGCTGCCGTCGGAGATCAACCACCACTGGACCAAGGCGATGACCGCCAGTGCCGACGGGCGCTTCCTGTACGTGGGCATCGGCTCCAACAGCAACATCACCGAGCGTGGCATGACCGCCGAGCAGGACCGCGCCGTGGTCTGGGAGATCGATACCCAGACCGGCATGCACCGCGAATACGCCGGCGGCCTGCGCAATCCCACCGCGCTGGCGATCCAGCCCGGCAGCGGCCAGCTGTGGGCGGTGGTCAACGAGCGCGACGAGATCGGCCCGGACCTGGTGCCTGACTACCTGACCTCGGTGCGCGAGGGCGGCTTCTACGGCTGGCCGTGGGCCTACTGGGGCCAGCACGTCGACACGCGGGTCAAGCCGGAGAACCCGGAGAAGGTCGCCGCCTCGATCACCCCGGACTACGCCCTGGGCGCGCACGTGGCCGCCCTGGGCCTGGACTTCTCCAGCCCGGTGATGGGGCCGGAGTACGCCGAGGGCGTCTTCGTCGGCATGCACGGCAGCTGGAACCGATCCGAGCCGGTGGGCTACAAGGTGGTGTTCGTGCCGTTCCGCAATGGCCGCCCGGCCGGTGATCCGATCGACTTCGCCACCGGCTTCCGCGACGACGACGGCACCACCCGTGGCCGTCCGGTGGGGGTGACCGTGGATCCGCGCGGCGCCCTGGTCATCGCCGACGACCTGGCCAACATCGTCTGGCGGGTGTCGCGGGTGGACGGTCCGGCCACCGCGCCCGTGCCGGCCGAGGTGCCGGTCGCCCCGACCAGCGAGACGGCTCCGGCGACCGACGCCCCCGAGGGCGATGCCGGCTGA
- the mpl gene encoding UDP-N-acetylmuramate:L-alanyl-gamma-D-glutamyl-meso-diaminopimelate ligase — protein MTTIHILGIAGTFMGGVAALARELGYDVEGSDQAVYPPMSTQLEKLGITLRQGYDPAHISAAAEEVVIGNALSRGNAAVEQVLDDGRRYTSGAQWLAERVLPGRTTLAVAGTHGKTTTTSLLAFLLQAAGRDPGFLVGGVAEDFGTSARIGSGREFVVEADEYDTAFFDKRSKFVHYRPTVAILNNLEYDHADIFPDLAAIQRQFHHLVRTVPRAGRLVVNGEDAHLAEVLAMGCWTPLETFGLEGADVAIARAGGGSGFDWSARLLAADGSAFVVLQDGREVATVLWPLLGRHNVMNALAALAAAHAVGVAPADVAPALAGFHSVKRRLEVLGEPAGITVYDDFAHHPTAIRTTLEGLRAKVGDARIVVAMEPRSNSMRLGAHADALAPSLDLADVVVFLHRPELAWDAGKVVAAVRGQAQAVPDTDALLATLQDLVRAGDHVVFMSNGGFDAAPRRLVAMLESRD, from the coding sequence ATGACCACCATCCATATCCTCGGGATCGCCGGCACCTTCATGGGCGGCGTGGCCGCGCTGGCGCGCGAACTCGGCTACGACGTCGAAGGCAGCGACCAGGCGGTGTATCCGCCCATGTCCACCCAGCTGGAGAAGCTGGGCATCACCCTGCGCCAGGGCTACGACCCGGCGCACATCTCCGCCGCGGCGGAGGAAGTCGTGATCGGCAACGCGCTGTCGCGCGGCAATGCCGCGGTGGAGCAGGTGCTGGACGACGGCCGCCGCTACACCTCCGGCGCGCAGTGGCTGGCCGAGCGCGTGCTGCCCGGGCGCACCACCCTGGCGGTGGCCGGCACCCACGGCAAGACCACCACCACCAGCCTGCTGGCCTTCCTGCTGCAGGCGGCCGGGCGCGATCCGGGTTTCCTGGTCGGCGGCGTGGCCGAGGACTTCGGCACCTCGGCGCGGATCGGCAGCGGACGCGAGTTCGTGGTCGAGGCCGACGAGTACGACACCGCGTTCTTCGACAAACGCAGCAAGTTCGTGCACTACCGGCCGACGGTGGCGATCCTCAACAACCTCGAGTACGACCACGCCGACATCTTCCCGGACCTGGCCGCGATCCAGCGCCAGTTCCACCACCTGGTGCGTACCGTGCCGCGGGCCGGCCGCCTGGTCGTCAACGGCGAGGACGCGCACCTGGCCGAAGTGCTGGCCATGGGCTGCTGGACCCCGCTGGAGACCTTCGGCCTGGAAGGCGCCGACGTGGCCATCGCCCGTGCCGGCGGTGGCAGCGGCTTCGACTGGAGCGCGCGCCTGCTGGCGGCCGATGGCAGCGCCTTCGTGGTGCTGCAGGACGGACGCGAGGTGGCGACCGTGCTCTGGCCGCTGCTGGGCCGGCACAACGTGATGAACGCGCTGGCGGCGCTGGCCGCGGCGCACGCGGTGGGCGTTGCCCCGGCGGACGTGGCACCGGCGCTGGCCGGCTTCCACAGCGTCAAGCGCCGCCTGGAAGTGCTGGGCGAGCCGGCAGGCATCACCGTGTACGACGACTTCGCCCACCATCCCACCGCGATCCGCACCACGCTGGAAGGCCTGCGCGCGAAGGTGGGCGATGCACGCATCGTGGTGGCGATGGAGCCGCGCAGCAATTCCATGCGCCTGGGTGCGCATGCCGATGCGCTGGCGCCGTCGCTGGACCTGGCCGACGTGGTCGTGTTCCTGCACCGCCCGGAACTGGCCTGGGATGCCGGCAAGGTGGTGGCCGCGGTGCGCGGCCAGGCGCAGGCGGTTCCGGATACCGATGCCCTGCTGGCCACGCTGCAGGACCTGGTGCGCGCCGGCGACCATGTGGTGTTCATGTCCAACGGCGGCTTCGATGCCGCGCCGCGTCGCCTGGTGGCGATGCTGGAGTCGCGCGACTGA
- a CDS encoding SDR family oxidoreductase — protein MTSLAGKTLFITGASRGIGLAIALRAARDGANVAIAAKSSVPNPRLPGTIHTAAEAVTAAGGRGLALKCDIREEDQVHAAVAATVDAFGGIDILVNNASAIWLRGTLDTPMKRFDLMQQVNARGSFLCAQACLPHLLKAPNPHILTLAPPPSLDPKWWGPHTGYTLAKMGMSFVSLGLAAEFGPQGVAVNALWPRTLIATDALNMIPGVDAANGRRPEIMADAAHAILVREAAGFSGRFLIDDEVLAEAGVTDLSDYAVDPSRPLLPDLFLD, from the coding sequence ATGACCAGCCTCGCCGGCAAGACCCTGTTCATTACCGGTGCCTCGCGCGGCATCGGCCTGGCCATCGCCCTGCGCGCGGCTCGCGACGGCGCCAACGTCGCCATCGCCGCCAAGTCCTCGGTGCCCAACCCCAGGCTACCCGGCACCATCCACACCGCCGCCGAGGCGGTGACCGCGGCCGGTGGCCGCGGCCTGGCGCTGAAGTGCGACATCCGCGAGGAGGACCAGGTGCACGCCGCGGTCGCGGCCACGGTCGACGCCTTCGGCGGCATCGACATCCTGGTCAACAACGCCAGCGCGATCTGGCTGCGCGGCACCCTGGACACGCCGATGAAGCGCTTCGACCTGATGCAGCAGGTCAACGCGCGCGGCAGCTTCCTCTGCGCCCAGGCCTGCCTGCCACACCTGCTAAAGGCGCCCAACCCGCACATCCTGACCCTGGCCCCGCCGCCCTCGCTGGACCCGAAGTGGTGGGGCCCGCACACCGGCTACACCCTGGCCAAGATGGGCATGAGCTTCGTCAGCCTGGGCCTGGCCGCCGAGTTCGGGCCGCAGGGCGTGGCGGTCAACGCGCTGTGGCCACGCACGCTCATCGCCACCGACGCGCTGAACATGATCCCCGGCGTCGATGCGGCCAACGGCCGTCGCCCGGAGATCATGGCCGACGCCGCCCACGCCATCCTGGTACGCGAGGCGGCCGGTTTCAGCGGCCGCTTCCTGATCGACGACGAGGTGCTGGCCGAGGCCGGGGTGACCGACCTTTCCGACTACGCGGTCGATCCCTCGCGCCCGCTGCTGCCGGACCTGTTCCTGGACTGA
- the yedA gene encoding drug/metabolite exporter YedA yields the protein MSASAQAPARAAGLAVVFALAIVYVVWGSTYLGIRFALEGGWPPLLAVSGARFVVAGGAMYAFLRWRGVPAPTRAQWKNLAVMGLLLLLLGNGFVVLSEQSVSSGLAAVAVASVPLWMGVFGLMYGNRPSRIEWLGIAIGFAGVVWLNAGSSLTASPAGLVFLLIAPIGWAFGSVWSRGRDLPPPFMAAAGQMLCGGVMIVAAGLLRGESLPEAPTLQGTLALAYLAVFGSIIAFSTYVWLLHNVRPVLVSSYAYVNPAIAVLLGAWLAGERFSAHDIGAMAVILAGVVTITMARVLRR from the coding sequence ATGAGCGCCTCCGCGCAAGCCCCGGCACGTGCCGCCGGGCTGGCCGTCGTCTTTGCCCTGGCCATCGTCTACGTGGTCTGGGGCTCGACCTACCTGGGCATCCGTTTCGCCCTGGAAGGTGGCTGGCCGCCGCTGCTGGCGGTGTCCGGCGCGCGCTTCGTGGTCGCCGGCGGGGCGATGTACGCCTTCCTGCGCTGGCGCGGCGTGCCGGCACCGACCCGCGCGCAGTGGAAGAACCTGGCGGTGATGGGCCTGCTGCTCCTGCTGCTGGGCAACGGCTTCGTGGTCCTGTCCGAGCAGAGCGTGTCCTCCGGCCTGGCCGCGGTGGCGGTGGCCTCGGTCCCACTGTGGATGGGCGTGTTCGGCCTGATGTACGGCAACCGCCCCAGCCGGATCGAATGGCTGGGCATCGCCATCGGCTTTGCCGGCGTGGTCTGGCTCAATGCCGGCAGCAGCCTGACCGCGAGCCCGGCAGGCCTGGTGTTCCTGCTGATCGCGCCGATCGGCTGGGCCTTCGGCTCGGTGTGGTCGCGCGGACGCGACCTGCCGCCGCCGTTCATGGCCGCGGCCGGGCAGATGCTGTGCGGCGGCGTGATGATCGTCGCCGCCGGCCTGCTGCGCGGCGAGTCGCTGCCGGAGGCGCCGACCCTGCAGGGCACACTGGCCCTGGCCTACCTGGCGGTATTCGGCTCGATCATCGCCTTCAGCACCTATGTCTGGCTGCTGCACAACGTGCGCCCGGTGCTGGTGAGCAGCTATGCCTACGTCAATCCGGCCATCGCCGTGCTCCTGGGCGCCTGGCTGGCCGGCGAGCGCTTCAGCGCGCATGACATCGGCGCGATGGCGGTGATCCTGGCCGGCGTGGTGACCATCACCATGGCCCGGGTGCTGCGCCGATGA
- a CDS encoding DUF2231 domain-containing protein, producing MVATVEGRYAPAFHPVHALLLGGALSLILGTLLADIAYARTYEIQWINFAAWLNVGGLVFAAAALVCALLGLVPSRRTRGSALHCLLWAVAWILALLNALVHARDAWAAMPMALVLSVLVFAVALVSIFFAAWPLRAGGVR from the coding sequence ATGGTCGCAACCGTCGAAGGCCGGTATGCACCCGCCTTCCATCCCGTCCACGCGCTGCTGCTCGGCGGCGCCCTGTCGCTGATCCTCGGCACGCTGCTGGCCGACATCGCCTACGCGCGGACCTACGAGATCCAGTGGATCAACTTCGCCGCCTGGCTCAACGTCGGCGGCCTGGTGTTCGCCGCCGCCGCGCTGGTCTGCGCACTGTTGGGCCTGGTGCCCTCGCGCCGCACCCGCGGCTCGGCGCTGCACTGCCTGCTGTGGGCGGTGGCGTGGATCCTCGCCTTGCTCAATGCCCTGGTCCATGCGCGCGACGCCTGGGCCGCGATGCCGATGGCGCTGGTGCTGTCGGTGCTGGTGTTCGCGGTCGCGCTGGTTTCCATTTTCTTCGCGGCCTGGCCGCTGCGCGCCGGAGGTGTGCGATGA